A region of Lycium barbarum isolate Lr01 chromosome 3, ASM1917538v2, whole genome shotgun sequence DNA encodes the following proteins:
- the LOC132630619 gene encoding fructose-1,6-bisphosphatase, chloroplastic, with translation MAASSATATATTSFLCAADKKTPFLCSLDKKTPFLCPKNSTKKRSSFHGGVKCMAIETAAGVTETKKRSGYELQTLTSWLLRQEQAGVIDAELTIVMSSISMACKQIASLVQRSGISNLTGVQGAVNIQGEDQKKLDVVSNEVFSNCLRSSGRTGIIASEEEDVPVAVEESYSGNYIVVFDPLDGSSNIDAAVSTGSIFGIYSPNDECLADLGDDTELGNVMQKCIVNVCQPGSNLLAAGYCMYSSSVIFVLTLGNGVFSFNLDPMYGEFVLTQENVQIPKAGKIYSFNEGNYQLWDDKLKKYIDDLKDPGPSGKPYSARYIGSLVGDFHRTLLYGGIYGYPRDKKSKNGKLRLLYECAPMSFIVEQAGGKGSDGHQRVLDIQPTEIHQRVPLYIGSTEEVEKLEKYLS, from the exons ATGGCAGCATCATCAGCAACAGCAACAGCAACAACTTCATTCTTATGTGCTGCAGACAAAAAGACTCCTTTTTTATGTTCTCTAGACAAAAAGACTCCATTTTTATGCCCAAAAAACAGCACAAAGAAAAGGTCATCATTTCATGGAGGAGTTAAGTGCATGGCAATAGAGACAGCTGCAGGTGTTACAGAAACCAAGAAAAGGAGTGGTTATGAGCTGCAAACTTTAACAAGCTGGCTATTAAGGCAAGAACAAGCTGGGGTTATTGATGCTGAACTTACCATAGTTATGTCAAGCATTTCAATGGCTTGTAAACAGATTGCTTCCTTGGTCCAGCGATCTGGCATTTCTAACCTTACTGGAGTTCAAGGTGCTGTCAATATCCAAGGAGAAGATCAAAAGAAGCTTGATGTTGTCTCTAATGAG GTTTTCTCCAATTGTCTAAGGTCGAGTGGAAGGACCGGGATTATAGCATCAGAGGAAGAGGATGTACCAGTGGCAGTGGAAGAGAGTTACTCAGGCAACTATATTGTGGTGTTTGACCCTCTTGATGGATCATCAAACATTGATGCTGCTGTGTCTACTGGTTCTATCTTTGGAATATACAGCCCGAATGATGAGTGCCTCGCTGATCTTGGAGATGATACTGAG CTTGGCAATGTGATGCAGAAGTGCATCGTGAATGTATGCCAACCAGGGAGCAACCTTCTTGCAGCAGGCTACTGCATGTACTCGAGCTCTGTGATTTTTGTACTCACTTTGGGAAATGGTGTTTTTTCCTTTAACTTGGATCCAATGTATGGAGAATTCGTTCTGACCCAAGAAAACGTCCAAATACCAAAGGCTGGAAAGATATATTCGTTCAATGAAGGAAACTACCAGCTCTGGGATGACAAGTTGAAGAAATATATTGATGACTTGAAGGACCCTGGCCCTAGTGGGAAGCCTTACTCCGCAAGGTACATTGGTAGTTTGGTTGGTGACTTCCATCGGACTCTTCTATATGGTGGCATTTATGGCTATCCTAGAGACAAAAAGAGTAAGAATGGAAAGTTGAGGCTTTTGTACGAGTGTGCCCCCATGAGCTTCATTGTGGAACAAGCTGGTGGCAAAGGATCCGATGGACACCAAAGAGTTCTCGATATCCAACCAACTGAG ATCCACCAACGGGTTCCATTGTACATTGGAAGCACAGAAGAGGTTGAAAAATTGGAGAAGTACTTGTCTTAA